A stretch of the Filimonas lacunae genome encodes the following:
- a CDS encoding glycosyltransferase family 1 protein: MDIICFSHLRWDFVYQRPQHLMGRFARQGRVFYVEEPQFHATEDHFVTHVSEEAVIVIQPHLEKGAEEADVPLRQYLLLKALLDKNRVTQYMCWYYTPMALPLGSLCNPHLVVYDCMDELSAFKFAPPELKRLEKKLLASAHLVFTGGQSLYEVRKHQHANIHPFPSSIDKAHFHKARTIHIDPADQQHIPYPRLGFCGVLDERLDIPLLTYIATQQPAWQLVLVGPVVKIEPDSLPQLPNIHYLGAKAYADLPAYLSGWDLAMICFALNESTRYISPTKTPEYLAAGKPVVSTAITDVVNPYGIKHLVHIARTPQEFVEKAASELAIQEKEQWLKSVDNYLVNMSWDGTVRKMLQLIETARLHNNTYLLPAKIYTYAQSI; this comes from the coding sequence ATGGATATAATATGTTTCTCCCATCTGCGATGGGATTTCGTGTATCAGCGCCCGCAACATTTAATGGGCAGGTTTGCCAGGCAAGGACGTGTGTTTTACGTAGAGGAACCTCAGTTTCACGCAACAGAAGATCATTTTGTAACGCATGTAAGTGAGGAAGCTGTGATAGTGATACAGCCGCACCTGGAAAAAGGTGCAGAAGAAGCCGATGTACCCCTGCGGCAATACCTGCTTTTAAAAGCTTTGCTGGATAAAAACAGGGTTACACAATATATGTGCTGGTATTATACGCCCATGGCCCTGCCATTGGGTAGTTTATGCAACCCGCATCTGGTAGTGTATGATTGTATGGATGAATTGTCGGCCTTTAAATTTGCACCACCTGAACTAAAGCGGCTGGAAAAAAAACTACTGGCATCTGCACACCTGGTGTTTACAGGTGGCCAAAGTCTTTATGAAGTCAGAAAGCATCAGCATGCCAACATCCACCCCTTTCCCAGCAGCATTGACAAGGCGCATTTTCATAAAGCGCGCACCATTCATATAGACCCGGCCGATCAACAGCACATTCCTTATCCGCGCCTGGGATTTTGTGGCGTATTGGATGAACGCCTGGATATCCCTTTGCTTACCTACATTGCCACGCAACAACCTGCCTGGCAACTGGTGCTGGTTGGCCCTGTAGTAAAAATAGAGCCCGATAGCTTACCACAATTACCCAATATTCATTATTTAGGCGCTAAAGCATACGCCGATTTACCTGCGTACTTGTCAGGATGGGACCTTGCCATGATATGCTTTGCCCTGAACGAATCTACCCGGTACATCAGCCCCACCAAAACACCCGAATACCTGGCAGCAGGAAAACCTGTTGTATCTACAGCTATTACAGATGTTGTTAATCCCTATGGTATAAAACATCTGGTGCATATTGCCCGTACGCCACAGGAATTTGTAGAAAAAGCAGCCAGCGAGCTGGCCATACAGGAGAAGGAGCAGTGGTTGAAAAGTGTAGACAACTACCTGGTAAATATGTCATGGGATGGCACCGTACGCAAAATGCTTCAGTTAATAGAAACAGCCAGGTTGCATAACAATACCTATTTATTACCTGCAAAGATCTACACCTATGCACAGTCCATTTAG
- a CDS encoding amine oxidase has product MHSPFRSFWMAGFECTDQLNAFGNRVDFLHITGHLHHIESDFRNVSLFQMQTVREGICWSQVEKKPYQYDWSRVARVIHYAKANDIQVIWDMCHFGYPDDLTPLHPHFTTRFAALCMSFIQFYRSISPSDTLIITPINEVSFISWLGGEVAGTTPYCSGNGWDVKYALMKAYIKGIEACNMLDNNIRFLTTEPLVSIVAPLEASEAESAFAIQQHEEQFQVLDILSGKICPELGGRPEYLDILGFNYYYSNQWIAGTGTSLPWLNEIPDSRWRSLSSLLLEAYQRYQRPFILSETSHPGKERPLWIDFIAAECAIVLAYAPLWGICWYPAIDRPDWDHLTPWHRSGLWDVTDYNTLQRVVHFPTAAALLRARLLLKPYDRPNRL; this is encoded by the coding sequence ATGCACAGTCCATTTAGATCGTTCTGGATGGCTGGCTTTGAATGTACAGATCAGCTCAATGCTTTCGGTAACCGGGTTGACTTTTTACACATTACAGGACACCTGCATCATATAGAATCGGATTTTAGAAATGTAAGCCTGTTTCAGATGCAAACAGTACGGGAAGGCATCTGCTGGAGCCAGGTGGAGAAAAAGCCCTATCAATACGACTGGAGCCGTGTGGCACGTGTAATACATTATGCCAAGGCCAACGACATCCAGGTTATATGGGATATGTGCCATTTTGGCTATCCGGATGATCTTACTCCTTTACATCCTCATTTCACCACCAGGTTTGCTGCACTGTGCATGTCCTTTATTCAATTTTACCGCAGCATTAGTCCTTCCGACACCTTAATTATCACCCCTATTAACGAGGTTAGCTTTATATCATGGCTGGGCGGCGAAGTGGCGGGCACCACACCTTATTGTTCAGGAAATGGCTGGGATGTAAAATACGCTTTAATGAAAGCCTACATTAAAGGGATAGAAGCCTGCAACATGCTGGACAACAATATCCGTTTTCTGACTACAGAACCCCTGGTAAGTATTGTGGCACCTTTAGAGGCCAGTGAAGCAGAATCTGCATTTGCCATACAGCAACATGAAGAACAATTCCAGGTACTGGATATACTATCCGGCAAAATATGTCCGGAACTTGGCGGCAGGCCCGAATATCTGGATATTCTCGGATTTAATTACTACTACAGTAATCAATGGATCGCAGGAACAGGCACCTCTTTACCCTGGTTAAATGAAATACCCGATAGCAGGTGGCGCTCTTTAAGCAGCTTATTACTGGAAGCTTATCAACGTTACCAACGCCCGTTTATACTCAGTGAAACCAGTCATCCCGGAAAAGAACGCCCCTTATGGATTGATTTTATTGCCGCGGAATGTGCTATAGTACTTGCATATGCCCCGTTATGGGGCATATGCTGGTATCCGGCTATTGATAGACCCGACTGGGATCATTTAACACCCTGGCACAGATCAGGCCTTTGGGATGTAACAGACTACAACACCCTACAACGTGTTGTTCATTTCCCTACTGCCGCCGCCTTGTTAAGAGCACGCTTGCTGTTAAAACCCTATGACCGGCCTAACCGGTTGTAG
- a CDS encoding winged helix-turn-helix transcriptional regulator has protein sequence MAQRKLTSTNTMNRDFLNNTCGMMYAIDMLNGRWALLILYKLENRTLRFSELKKRVPKITDRMLTLQLQELEKNGLVIRSVYAEVPPRVEYHLSESALNLIPIWKQLEKWGDAHKGTMENAMQSAV, from the coding sequence ATGGCGCAGCGCAAACTCACTTCTACCAATACCATGAACCGCGATTTTCTCAATAATACCTGTGGTATGATGTACGCCATAGACATGCTGAATGGCAGATGGGCGCTATTGATATTGTACAAGTTAGAAAACCGCACACTGCGTTTCTCCGAACTCAAAAAACGCGTTCCTAAAATCACCGACCGCATGCTTACCCTGCAATTGCAGGAGCTGGAAAAGAACGGTCTGGTAATCAGAAGTGTATATGCTGAAGTGCCGCCACGGGTAGAATATCACCTTTCTGAAAGTGCCTTGAATCTCATTCCCATCTGGAAGCAGCTGGAGAAGTGGGGGGATGCTCATAAGGGAACAATGGAAAATGCTATGCAGTCAGCCGTGTAA
- a CDS encoding NAD(P)H-dependent oxidoreductase → MKVLIVLAHPEPLSMNGALFNKAIETLEAAGHEVKTSNLYAMKFDPISDRRNFSQQKNEAFFKQQLEELYAVEQENGFAPDLESEQQKVEWCDLMIWQFPLWWFSVPGILKGWIDRIFAMGRFYGQGKIYEQGVFKGKKALLSLTTGSPETAYQPGGLHGNIQNILKPIQRGIFEFTGFSPLTPHVTYQPSRISAEERAIQLNNWEQRLKQIFDEKALATSPY, encoded by the coding sequence ATGAAAGTACTGATAGTATTGGCGCATCCCGAGCCATTGAGCATGAATGGAGCATTGTTTAACAAAGCAATAGAAACACTGGAAGCAGCGGGACACGAAGTAAAAACCTCTAACCTGTATGCCATGAAGTTTGATCCCATATCGGACCGGCGCAATTTTTCACAACAGAAAAACGAAGCTTTTTTCAAGCAACAACTGGAAGAATTATACGCCGTAGAACAAGAGAACGGTTTTGCCCCCGACCTCGAAAGCGAGCAACAAAAAGTAGAATGGTGCGACCTTATGATATGGCAATTCCCTCTGTGGTGGTTTAGTGTACCCGGCATATTAAAAGGGTGGATTGATCGCATATTTGCTATGGGCCGCTTTTACGGTCAGGGAAAAATATACGAGCAGGGAGTATTCAAAGGCAAAAAAGCATTACTGTCACTCACTACCGGCAGCCCTGAAACTGCCTACCAGCCCGGAGGATTGCATGGGAATATACAGAATATTCTAAAACCTATACAAAGAGGGATATTTGAATTTACCGGATTTAGCCCGTTAACACCACATGTAACCTATCAACCATCACGCATATCAGCAGAGGAACGTGCAATACAATTGAACAATTGGGAACAGCGACTAAAACAGATATTCGATGAAAAGGCACTAGCTACCAGCCCTTACTAG
- a CDS encoding ferritin-like domain-containing protein, with protein sequence MTELNPSSDEVISRSAPDSGNVSRRKFLSFAGAASGLVAVAAIACKKSGNDDNSTSVGSGDTGVLNYAYALEQLEAAFYIQVAANASFTSIFSSDEQALLTGIRDHEIAHREFFKTALSTNAIGALEVDFSSINFSNRASVLGTAKAFEDLGVSAYNGAGNLITNGDYLVLAGKIVSVEARHAAYIRDLISNGTFSDSTDANGMDTAMTPQAVVAVANGYLKTKINANGL encoded by the coding sequence ATGACCGAATTAAATCCATCTTCCGATGAGGTGATCTCTCGGAGCGCGCCAGACTCTGGAAACGTGTCACGGCGAAAATTCCTATCCTTTGCAGGAGCCGCTTCCGGCCTTGTTGCAGTAGCAGCGATAGCCTGTAAAAAAAGTGGAAATGACGACAACAGCACTAGTGTAGGCAGCGGCGATACAGGTGTATTGAATTACGCTTACGCCCTGGAGCAGCTGGAAGCCGCATTTTATATACAGGTAGCCGCTAACGCCAGCTTTACCAGCATTTTCAGTTCGGATGAACAAGCGTTGTTAACGGGCATACGTGATCATGAAATTGCCCATCGCGAGTTTTTCAAAACAGCATTAAGTACCAATGCTATTGGTGCATTGGAAGTAGATTTCAGTAGCATTAATTTCAGTAACCGGGCCAGCGTACTGGGCACAGCTAAAGCCTTTGAAGACCTGGGAGTGTCGGCCTACAACGGAGCGGGCAATCTCATCACTAATGGCGATTACCTGGTACTTGCCGGCAAAATAGTATCTGTAGAAGCACGCCATGCGGCTTACATCAGGGACCTGATTTCCAATGGCACCTTCTCTGACTCTACAGATGCGAATGGAATGGATACAGCTATGACACCTCAGGCTGTGGTAGCAGTGGCCAATGGGTACCTGAAAACCAAAATAAACGCAAACGGCCTGTAA
- a CDS encoding ferritin-like domain-containing protein: MNLQNILSEIEKVDPDLEERMGSRRSALRDFAHLGGKVALTALPLALGSFFNKSYGQSTNATVLEILNYALTLEYLEAEFYATALTKTSITFPTDAAKAAITKIKNDEAAHVTFLKTAIAGAGGTAIAKPTFNFENNATFGNVFLNYTTFLAVAQAFEDTGVRAYKGRAKELVKGGAYLTAALNIHSVEARHASHIRQMRRAAAGGGQTAMKPWITGANDSGIGASVNAVYAGEDNTVQGGVTITNLAGVSGNISVNAATEAFDEPLSKAEVLVIANLFITA; this comes from the coding sequence ATGAACTTACAAAACATATTATCGGAAATAGAGAAAGTAGATCCGGATCTGGAAGAAAGAATGGGTTCGCGCCGTTCAGCCTTGAGAGACTTTGCCCACCTGGGTGGAAAAGTGGCCTTAACAGCACTTCCTTTGGCACTGGGTTCGTTCTTTAATAAATCTTACGGGCAATCTACCAACGCCACGGTTCTGGAAATTTTAAACTACGCATTAACCTTAGAGTACCTGGAAGCGGAGTTTTATGCTACAGCGCTTACTAAAACCAGTATTACTTTTCCTACCGATGCAGCTAAAGCCGCCATTACTAAAATTAAAAATGACGAAGCTGCACACGTTACCTTTTTGAAAACAGCTATTGCAGGAGCTGGTGGAACAGCCATAGCCAAACCTACTTTTAATTTTGAAAACAATGCCACTTTCGGCAATGTGTTTCTCAACTATACTACTTTCCTGGCAGTAGCTCAGGCATTTGAAGATACCGGTGTAAGGGCTTATAAAGGAAGAGCTAAAGAACTGGTAAAAGGTGGCGCTTACCTTACTGCCGCCTTAAACATTCATTCTGTAGAAGCACGTCACGCTTCTCATATCCGCCAGATGCGTCGCGCTGCTGCCGGGGGCGGTCAAACTGCTATGAAACCCTGGATCACAGGCGCAAATGACAGCGGCATAGGCGCATCGGTGAATGCAGTATACGCAGGAGAAGATAACACGGTGCAGGGCGGTGTAACTATTACCAACCTTGCCGGCGTAAGTGGCAACATTTCTGTAAACGCCGCAACGGAAGCTTTTGACGAACCATTGTCGAAAGCAGAGGTATTGGTAATAGCGAATTTATTTATTACAGCGTAA
- a CDS encoding helix-turn-helix domain-containing protein: MTSLFVKNMVCHRCIMVVQSQLDKLGVVAKSIVLGEVTLEEELTADKKALIGAAFKEVGFELIDDKNSRMIEKIKGVIIRLVHQENCAVKTNLSDLLSGELHYEYHSLSNLFSEVEGITIEKYFIAQKIERVKELLVYNELSLSEISDKLHYSSVAYLSSQFKKVTGLTPSHFKQIKENKRKPLDSL, from the coding sequence ATGACGAGTTTATTTGTGAAAAATATGGTGTGCCACCGCTGTATAATGGTGGTGCAAAGCCAATTGGACAAGCTGGGCGTGGTAGCTAAAAGTATTGTCCTGGGTGAAGTAACGTTAGAGGAAGAACTGACCGCTGATAAAAAAGCTTTAATAGGCGCTGCCTTTAAAGAGGTGGGCTTTGAGCTGATAGACGATAAGAATAGCAGGATGATTGAAAAGATCAAAGGCGTGATTATCCGGCTGGTGCACCAGGAAAATTGTGCTGTTAAAACCAATCTGTCCGATCTGTTAAGCGGGGAGCTCCACTACGAATATCATTCCCTGTCTAACCTGTTTTCAGAAGTAGAAGGCATTACCATTGAAAAGTATTTTATTGCACAGAAAATAGAGCGCGTAAAAGAGTTGTTGGTGTATAATGAGTTATCGTTAAGCGAAATATCGGATAAGCTCCATTATTCCAGTGTGGCTTATCTGAGTAGCCAGTTTAAAAAAGTAACGGGCCTGACGCCCAGTCATTTTAAGCAGATCAAAGAAAACAAGCGTAAACCGCTGGATAGCTTATAA
- a CDS encoding BamA/TamA family outer membrane protein: protein MPQNKGIKDTARQTDLIDIAKELFHIRQNKPRSQEEKKIYFSALPFGGTLPGGSGRALITSTTAGIYLGARRTTYMSTATFAPYWNFKGRFGLPLRTSVWLPDNTWNIQGDTRFMVYPQYTWGLGNHNNDENNRVLINYKYIRFYQSALKRIRPYLFAGLGYHLDYRFNIQSDDPEVDVKQFTQYAYGLGSKSLSSGVSLNLLYDTRNNAINPLPGAYMNLVYRINPTFLGSDHSWQSVYLDVRKYMPLNKARVNQQNMLAFWSYFWTALNNTAPYLDLPSTGWDPYNRSARGIDQNRYRGKSLLYLESEYRRDITNNGLLGFVVFANANTVSGAGKFFASWHPAAGAGLRIKFNKGSNTNIGIDYGFSKGYSSIMLNLGEAF from the coding sequence ATGCCGCAAAACAAAGGCATAAAGGATACGGCCAGGCAAACAGATTTAATAGATATTGCAAAGGAGTTGTTCCATATACGGCAAAATAAACCCAGGAGCCAGGAAGAAAAGAAGATCTATTTCTCTGCACTTCCTTTTGGCGGTACATTACCTGGCGGTAGTGGGCGTGCTTTAATTACCAGTACCACCGCCGGTATTTATCTGGGCGCACGCCGTACCACCTATATGTCTACTGCCACGTTTGCGCCTTACTGGAATTTTAAAGGCCGCTTTGGATTGCCTTTACGCACCAGTGTATGGCTACCTGATAATACGTGGAATATCCAGGGGGATACGCGTTTTATGGTGTATCCGCAATATACCTGGGGGCTGGGCAATCATAACAATGATGAAAACAACCGGGTATTAATCAACTACAAGTATATACGCTTTTATCAAAGTGCACTGAAACGTATCCGGCCTTACCTTTTTGCGGGTTTGGGCTATCATCTCGACTACCGTTTTAATATACAAAGTGATGATCCGGAAGTGGATGTTAAGCAGTTTACACAATATGCTTACGGGCTGGGTAGTAAATCCCTTTCTTCCGGCGTTAGCTTGAACTTATTATATGATACGCGCAATAATGCCATTAATCCCTTGCCGGGGGCTTATATGAACCTCGTTTACCGTATTAATCCCACATTTCTGGGCAGCGATCATAGCTGGCAATCGGTATATCTCGATGTAAGAAAATATATGCCTTTAAACAAGGCAAGAGTAAATCAGCAGAATATGCTGGCCTTCTGGTCGTATTTCTGGACAGCACTTAACAACACAGCCCCTTATCTTGATTTACCCAGTACCGGTTGGGATCCTTATAACCGTTCTGCACGGGGCATTGATCAAAACAGGTACCGGGGCAAAAGTTTGTTGTACCTGGAAAGTGAATACCGGCGTGACATTACTAACAATGGATTATTGGGCTTTGTTGTTTTTGCCAATGCCAACACGGTTAGTGGCGCCGGTAAATTTTTCGCATCCTGGCATCCTGCAGCAGGCGCGGGCCTTAGAATAAAGTTTAACAAAGGTTCCAATACCAATATTGGTATCGATTATGGCTTTAGTAAGGGCTACAGCAGTATTATGCTCAACCTGGGCGAAGCTTTTTAA